ATCACATTTCTACTCAGTACCATCCCTTAAAAGAGTGTGCATAAACCATTTGGAGCAGGGTTGGTTGACCTCGGAAAATGTGATAGATGTGCTTCAGTTAGCGAGGGACTGTGATGCACCACGACTTGCTCTCTTTTGCATTCGTATGGTTGTGAGGAACTTCAAGAGCATATCATCCACTGAGGGTTGGAAAGTAATAAGACGCGCTAATCCCGCACTTGAACAGGAACTTTTAGAATTTGTTGTTGAAGCAGATACGGTAAGATGGTTACTGCAAGTTTAGAGAATATTGCATTCTCCTTATTTGGTATGAGAAGCTATAGTAAAAGTAGATAATCTTATTATTGTTTGTTTTTCAGAGAAAAGAAGACAGGCAGAAGAAAATCGAAGAGAAAAAGGTGTATTTGCAACTGCATGAAGCAATGGAAGCACTGGTTCACATTTGCGGGGATGGGTGTCGAACTATTGGGCCTCGTGACAAGGTGCTTAAAGCAAGCCAGGTGGCGTGTAGTTTTCCTGCATGCAAGGGGCTGGAATCTCTGGTCCGTCATTTCTCTAGCTGTAAAACTAGAGTTCCTGGTGGATGTGTACATTGCAAGCGAATGTGGCAGCTTCTTGAGCTACATTCACGTATTTGCGAAGAACCTGACTATTGCAAAGTTCCTCTTTGTAGGtaattgaataaattttatgGTGATATTTTAGTAGATAGAATCACATTTCATGAAGCAGATATTATTTAAGGGAGAAGAGTAATTTATCCCTTTACTATGCGAAAAGGATCAATGTTACCCTCCGTTATCGGTTATACTATTGGTACAGAAATACCCTCGATGTTATTCAAGtggctcaaatatacccctcctccgtTAGAACTGTCCAAGGTGGACGCCCTATCCCACGTGGCACTGGCATGTTGGTGAGGTGGAcaccacgtggcatgccaccccACCACCCCTACTCATTTTACTCTTTcccttcatctccttcttccacTACTACAAGATGCATGGAATGCATATAGaacatttttattttactcaTTGGAGCCTCAAGAATCAGCACAAAATTATAAAGGACGCATGTTGCTTGCAATAGTAGTGATTCTCAGTTTGAAAACCAAAAACCAGTAAATGGTTTGGTCAACTACTTTCCTTCCGTTTGCATCTTTCGCTAAAAGTTATGCACTGATTACACAATTAATTTTGTTGCTTCAGGCATTTCAAGGTGAAAATGCTGCAACAGACCAAGAAAGACGAGTTGAAGTGGAAGGTGCTAGTAAGCAAAGTGAGAGCAGCAAAGAATGTAGTGAGCTTATTCTCATCTCGGCGGTTAGCTTTTTAATGACCATAGAATAGTATATATGATGCTTATAACAACATATGGCCGATATTTTAGCTGGCCATACATATACAAGCTGTGTAAATTACAGCTAATTCATATATAAAATATCATGTAACAGTTGCTATTTCTGATTAATTTATGGCC
This portion of the Lycium ferocissimum isolate CSIRO_LF1 chromosome 1, AGI_CSIRO_Lferr_CH_V1, whole genome shotgun sequence genome encodes:
- the LOC132056560 gene encoding BTB/POZ and TAZ domain-containing protein 3-like; this translates as MASPDLHTPWLSSAVESFGGSFNIHIEDEGTAHSIVEFLEDPNSSDCNVPPNIPKPPPVPGKIRSRAASSRQLANYDCVPKETIDTWDKLFKEGYGADVHIITEDGSFIPAHYPLLSVASPVLGNLLQQSKIRNGIRCIKIAGVPHDAVYVFIRFLYSACYDEGDIKKFVLHLLVLSHFYSVPSLKRVCINHLEQGWLTSENVIDVLQLARDCDAPRLALFCIRMVVRNFKSISSTEGWKVIRRANPALEQELLEFVVEADTRKEDRQKKIEEKKVYLQLHEAMEALVHICGDGCRTIGPRDKVLKASQVACSFPACKGLESLVRHFSSCKTRVPGGCVHCKRMWQLLELHSRICEEPDYCKVPLCRHFKVKMLQQTKKDELKWKVLVSKVRAAKNVVSLFSSRRLAF